A genomic region of Papaver somniferum cultivar HN1 chromosome 7, ASM357369v1, whole genome shotgun sequence contains the following coding sequences:
- the LOC113297587 gene encoding uncharacterized protein At1g51745-like yields the protein MGILDGFEGTGIEVDCSVGTIVWVRRRNGSWWPGKILGADELADSHLMSPRSGTPVKLLGREDASVDWYNLEKSKRVKAFRCGEFDDCIEKAESSQGAPIKKREKYARREDAILHALELEKQQLERKQQKLGNANNARTKVHIGVKKEMGIPLGKLGNINCKLLNLKSQNGLGSSEENTENSLHAQKHKNGKRLSLQNGKCETTPRVGGLQDFEQRATSSSGFRSAEGANYGSIKNSFSLKRKRTPVAVIDESPVKKHDMHHPPIQVLQSSAKLLASNSLQSNGGAASEEKERTGGGTQAKRSQFVYLSAVPSDKHREFPSDQMEISPSQFETESSDDSSTEDDSSSGLIEGVESDFSERDYLNGDMDEQTGVFSGSVPIDTGPRHFGRLVNNYRVRRASMNNEDLEWSASTTHMSHLRPRAQIGAGTYAGGVSKWQLKGKRNSRNLSKRPMEMDGGIYNGLNRGSQFEGRGRNSSCERSLGQGFYQGEGDFSYDYDGGDLFDKNPIHNQDLGYGKRYQPMLKAKTEDIASDDDFVWGMDGLSRAPVKRYWDESEECYDPIYVGHHQFGSRRKSKLVDVDLMVQATSYQGEHVPLVSLMSRLNGKAIIGHPVQIEIIGDDSTDLILSRNNDFYEEATEKDGSAALTPVWRTARRTVMHRIPHPHPSKALEKKYPEKLLEKVNLSSQRTGMLSSIATQQKLNRLSNQKGMNRLTKAHDDELTTITCIPVKLAFSRLTEAVGRPPSRTANPTNDDIERRPS from the exons ATGGGAATATTAGATGGGTTTGAAGGAACTGGTATAGAAGTTGATTGTAGTGTTGGTACTATAGTTTGGGTTAGAAGAAGAAATGGTTCATGGTGGCCTGGAAAGATACTTGGTGCTGATGAACTTGCTGATTCTCATCTAATGTCACCAAGATCAGGAACTCCTGTCAAACTTCTTGGTAGAGAAGATGCAAGTGT GGATTGGTACAATTTAGAGAAATCCAAGCGTGTAAAGGCATTTCGGTGTGGGGAGTTTGATGATTGTATTGAAAAAGCTGAATCTTCACAGGGTGCTCCcataaagaaaagagagaaatatGCACGTCGAGAGGATGCTATTCTTCATGCTCTTGAGCTTGAGAAGCAGCagttggagaggaagcagcagaagTTAGGTAATGCAAATAATGCAAGGACTAAAGTGCACATTGGTGTGAAGAAAGAGATGGGTATTCCTCTGGGGAAGTTAGGTAATATTAATTGCAAACTATTAAATCTTAAGTCACAAAATGGACTGGGCTCGTCTGAGGAGAACACAGAAAATTCTTTGCatgcccaaaaacataaaaatgggaAACGATTGAGCTTGCAAAATGGTAAGTGTGAAACGACACCTCGGGTGGGAGGTTTGCAGGACTTTGAGCAAAGGGCTACCTCATCAAGTGGGTTTCGAAGTGCAGAAGGTGCCAACTATGGTAGCATTAAAAACTCGTTCAGCTTAAAAAGGAAAAGAACACCAGTTGCTGTAATTGATGAATCCCCTGTAAAAAAACACGATATGCATCATCCTCCTATTCAAGTACTGCAAAGCAGTGCAAAGCTGCTTGCATCTAACTCTTTGCAGTCTAATGGTGGTGCTGCTTCTGAAGAAAAGGAGCGGACAGGAGGGGGTACCCAAGCAAAAAGAAGCCAATTTGTCTATCTTTCAGCTGTGCCAAGTGATAAACATAGGGAATTTCCTTCAGATCAGATGGAGATATCTCCATCTCAGTTTGAAACAGAAAGCAGTGATGATTCGTCCACAGAGGACGACAGTTCTTCTGGCTTAATAGAAGGGGTGGAATCTGATTTTTCTGAGAGAGATTATCTAAATGGAGACATGGATGAACAGACAGGTGTTTTTTCAG GTTCTGTCCCCATTGACACGGGACCAAGACATTTTGGAAGACTTGTAAATAATTACCGAGTTCGGAGGGCAAGCATGAATAATGAGGATCTAGAGTGGTCTGCATCTACGACTCACATGTCTCATCTTCGTCCTCGTGCCCAAATCGGTGCTGGTACTTATGCTGGTGGGGTATCTAAGTGGCAACTGaaaggtaaaagaaatagtcGCAATTTATCGAAGAGACCCATGGAAATGGATGGAGGTATTTATAATGGATTAAATAGAGGCAGTCAGTTTGAAGGTAGGGGAAGGAATAGTTCATGTGAAAGGTCTTTGGGGCAGGGCTTCTACCAAGGTGAGGGTGATTTTAGTTATGATTATGACGGAGGTGATTTGTTTGACAAGAATCCAATTCACAATCAAGATTTGGGGTATGGCAAAAGATACCAACCAATGTTGAAAGCAAAAACAGAAGATATTGCTTCGGATGATGATTTCGTTTGGGGTATGGATGGTCTATCTCGGGCACCGGTAAAAAGATACTGGGATGAGTCAGAAGAGTGTTATGATCCGATATATGTTGGCCACCACCAATTTGGTAGTCGGAGGAAATCCAAGTTGGTAGATGTGGATTTGATGGTTCAAGCAACAAGTTATCAAGGAGAGCATGTCCCACTGGTTTCTCTAATGAGCAGATTGAATGGTAAGGCAATTATAGGGCACCCTGTTCAGATTGAAATCATTGGAGACGACTCAACTGATCTTATCCTTTCCAGAAATAATGATTTCTATGAGGAAGCCACAGAAAAGGATGGCAGTGCAGCACTTACACCTGTTTGGAGGACTGCACGGAGAACCGTGATGCATCGAATCCCACATCCTCATCCTTCGAAAGCTTTGGAAAAGAAGTACCCGGAGAAGTTACTCGAAAAAGTAAATTTGTCCAGTCAAAGAACAGGAATGTTGTCCTCAATTGCCACACAGCAGAAACTCAATAGACTTTCTAATCAGAAAGGTATGAACAGGTTGACTAAAGCACATGATGATGAACTTACAACCATAACATGCATTCCCGTGAAACTTGCGTTCAGTAGGTTAACGGAAGCAGTTGGTAGACCTCCGTCTAGAACAGCAAACCCTACTAACGACGATATAGAGAGAAGACCATCATAA